Proteins encoded by one window of bacterium:
- a CDS encoding NIL domain-containing protein: MAKREVRVIFPEELIREPLIYRIGHEFKVVTNIKRANVTRDSGWVVLEIEGDSEEIDRVVSYLRTKGVKVEVVDSSEHIDL, encoded by the coding sequence ATGGCTAAAAGAGAGGTTAGAGTGATCTTCCCTGAGGAGCTTATTCGTGAGCCCCTCATATACCGAATCGGCCATGAGTTTAAGGTGGTCACAAATATCAAAAGGGCAAATGTGACCAGGGATTCCGGTTGGGTAGTCCTGGAGATTGAGGGTGATTCAGAAGAGATTGACCGGGTGGTCTCATACCTCCGAACAAAGGGAGTAAAGGTTGAGGTTGTTGACTCTTCAGAGCATATTGACCTTTAA